A genome region from Microbacterium profundi includes the following:
- the trxA gene encoding thioredoxin, which produces MTAKVTSQATWDQDVLQAEGPVLVDFWAEWCGPCRMVAPVLDQIQSENPDKITIVKLNVDENPELAMKYQITSIPAMKVFQGGEVKTTIIGAKPKPALEKDLAAFIG; this is translated from the coding sequence ATGACTGCCAAGGTAACGAGCCAGGCGACCTGGGACCAGGATGTGCTACAGGCCGAAGGCCCCGTACTCGTGGACTTCTGGGCCGAATGGTGTGGACCGTGTCGCATGGTCGCGCCGGTGCTCGACCAGATCCAGTCGGAGAACCCCGACAAGATCACGATCGTCAAGCTCAACGTCGACGAGAACCCCGAGCTCGCCATGAAGTACCAGATCACGTCGATCCCGGCGATGAAGGTCTTCCAGGGCGGCGAGGTCAAGACGACCATCATCGGCGCGAAGCCGAAGCCCGCGCTCGAGAAGGATCTCGCCGCTTTCATCGGCTGA
- the trxB gene encoding thioredoxin-disulfide reductase, which translates to MRQVIIIGSGPAGFTAAIYAARANLKPLLIASTVEVGGELMNTTEVENYPGFPEGIQGPELMAKFQEQAEKFGTEVVYDDVTSLDVNGPVKSVTLGSGTTHEAATIIYATGSAYRKLGIEGEERLSGYGVSWCATCDGFFFREKNIAVVGGGDSAMEEATFLTRFASKVYVIHRKDTLRASKIMQERAFANEKIEFIWNTEVEEITGGDSVNGVKLRNTVDGTSSELALDGLFVAIGNDPRTHLIHDKLDLTPEGTIWVDGRSSRTSVPGIFAAGDVIDPTYRQAITAAGTGTIAALDAEHFLADFDDASVEFPAAEAAEIIV; encoded by the coding sequence ATGCGTCAGGTCATCATCATCGGTTCGGGTCCTGCAGGATTCACCGCCGCAATCTACGCCGCGCGCGCCAATCTGAAGCCGCTTCTCATCGCAAGCACCGTCGAGGTCGGCGGCGAACTGATGAACACGACTGAGGTCGAGAACTACCCCGGCTTCCCTGAGGGCATCCAGGGCCCTGAGCTGATGGCGAAGTTCCAGGAGCAGGCCGAGAAGTTCGGCACCGAGGTCGTCTACGACGACGTCACCTCCCTCGACGTGAACGGCCCCGTCAAGAGCGTCACCCTCGGCAGCGGCACGACGCACGAGGCCGCGACGATCATCTACGCGACCGGATCGGCGTACCGCAAGCTCGGCATCGAGGGCGAAGAGCGACTCTCCGGCTACGGCGTCTCATGGTGCGCGACCTGCGACGGCTTCTTCTTCCGCGAGAAGAACATCGCTGTCGTCGGCGGCGGCGACTCGGCGATGGAGGAGGCCACCTTCCTTACACGCTTCGCTTCGAAGGTGTACGTGATCCACCGCAAGGACACGCTGCGCGCCTCGAAGATCATGCAGGAGCGGGCGTTCGCGAACGAGAAGATCGAGTTCATCTGGAACACAGAGGTCGAAGAGATCACCGGTGGCGACAGCGTCAACGGCGTGAAGCTGCGCAACACCGTCGACGGCACGAGCAGCGAACTCGCCCTCGACGGACTTTTCGTCGCCATCGGAAACGACCCGCGCACGCACCTGATTCATGACAAGCTCGACCTCACCCCCGAGGGCACGATCTGGGTCGATGGCCGCTCTTCGCGCACCTCCGTTCCGGGCATCTTCGCCGCGGGCGACGTGATCGACCCGACCTATCGCCAGGCCATCACGGCTGCCGGAACCGGAACCATCGCGGCTCTCGACGCAGAGCACTTCCTCGCGGATTTTGACGACGCCTCCGTGGAGTTCCCCGCGGCGGAGGCGGCGGAGATCATCGTCTGA
- a CDS encoding IS110 family RNA-guided transposase, whose product MFAQSEDDEQIIQRVAALDIGKAEVVCCVRLPSPAGGKRRVQEVTTHSTMTRSLTELANRLVELGIERVVMEATSDYWRPPFYLLEAHGLEPWLVNAKDVKHLPGRPKTDVLDAVWLCRVAERQMLRPSFVPPRPIRRLRDLTRYRIDLVGSRGAEKNRVEKLLEDACIKLSVVASDIFGVSGREMMAALIAGEQDPRVLAQMARSSMRRKIPALEDAFTGHFDEHHRFLLARMLSRIDQINADIAAVDEQIGEHLVPFGDAAARLDEIPGVGATAAAIIIAEIGVDMTRFPTPGHLTSWAKFAPGVKSSAGKTMGNGATGHGNRYLARALGEAAISASKTNTFLGARYRRLARRRGRKKALVAVGRSILVIIWHLLNDTDARYIDLGPDHHDRHVNTETVKRVHVRQLEALGYHVTLQPAA is encoded by the coding sequence GTGTTTGCGCAGTCTGAAGATGACGAGCAGATCATCCAGCGGGTCGCGGCGTTGGATATCGGCAAGGCCGAAGTGGTCTGCTGCGTCCGATTACCCTCACCCGCCGGCGGCAAGCGGCGGGTGCAGGAAGTCACGACGCATTCGACGATGACCCGGTCGTTGACCGAGCTGGCAAACCGGCTGGTGGAATTAGGCATCGAGCGGGTGGTGATGGAAGCGACCAGCGACTACTGGCGGCCACCGTTTTACCTGCTGGAAGCACACGGCCTGGAGCCGTGGCTGGTCAACGCGAAAGACGTCAAGCACCTGCCTGGCCGCCCGAAGACCGACGTGCTGGATGCGGTCTGGCTCTGCAGAGTCGCGGAACGGCAGATGCTGCGGCCAAGTTTCGTGCCCCCGCGTCCGATCCGTCGGCTGCGGGATCTGACCCGGTACCGGATCGATCTGGTCGGCTCACGGGGCGCGGAGAAGAACCGGGTCGAGAAGCTCCTCGAAGACGCCTGCATCAAACTCTCCGTCGTCGCGTCCGACATCTTCGGGGTTTCCGGGCGGGAGATGATGGCGGCTCTGATCGCCGGGGAGCAAGACCCGAGAGTCCTCGCCCAGATGGCCCGGTCCAGCATGCGCAGGAAGATCCCCGCGCTGGAGGACGCGTTCACCGGCCACTTCGACGAGCATCACCGGTTCCTGCTCGCGCGGATGCTGAGCCGCATCGATCAGATCAACGCCGATATCGCCGCCGTCGATGAGCAGATCGGCGAGCACCTGGTCCCTTTCGGTGACGCGGCCGCCCGGCTCGATGAGATCCCCGGCGTCGGGGCAACAGCGGCCGCGATCATCATCGCCGAGATCGGGGTCGATATGACCCGGTTCCCCACCCCCGGACATTTGACGTCCTGGGCGAAGTTCGCCCCCGGAGTGAAGAGTTCAGCGGGGAAGACCATGGGCAACGGCGCCACCGGGCACGGCAACCGCTACCTCGCACGAGCCCTCGGCGAAGCAGCGATAAGCGCCAGCAAGACGAACACGTTCCTCGGCGCTCGCTACCGACGCCTGGCCCGACGCCGCGGGAGGAAGAAGGCTCTCGTCGCCGTCGGGAGATCCATCCTCGTCATCATCTGGCATCTTCTGAACGACACCGACGCCCGCTACATCGACCTGGGGCCGGACCACCACGACCGGCACGTGAACACCGAGACAGTCAAACGCGTCCACGTCCGCCAGCTCGAAGCTCTCGGCTACCACGTCACCCTACAACCCGCCGCCTGA
- a CDS encoding IS30 family transposase, whose protein sequence is MTAHYRHLTLEDRIEIERLLEKGTSLAEIARQIGVHRSTISRERRRGSWQPEHDHANLRPYLRNRLDTRGPHERLYLGGQAQLHADTRTARSHQPYRMLHDQLVDWVISALRRGWTPAEISGRLPLEFPDDARMRVGVETLYAWIYAPEQKHRKLWQYLPRGQRKRRRRQGRRVHSERIKWRTSIHERPALVEDRIEFGHWESDSVLGLRGTGGLHTTVERRARYLQAVKIPAIAAAPTIDAQLSVYSPLPAHAVRSVTADNGSEFAFHYQLADALAIPTYFADPYSAWQRGTNEHFNGRIRKYLPKGTSFEDLTQTDLDEIVTEINNRPRRVLGWATPAEIFNELCSSQATPRCTSN, encoded by the coding sequence TTGACCGCACATTACCGTCATCTGACTCTTGAAGACCGGATCGAGATCGAGCGGCTGCTCGAGAAGGGCACCAGCCTGGCGGAGATCGCCCGCCAGATCGGCGTGCACCGCTCCACCATCAGCCGGGAACGCCGCCGCGGATCGTGGCAGCCCGAACATGATCACGCGAACCTGCGCCCGTACCTGCGCAACCGACTCGATACCCGCGGCCCGCACGAGCGGCTATATCTGGGCGGGCAGGCGCAGCTGCACGCCGATACCCGCACGGCGCGTTCGCACCAGCCGTACCGGATGCTCCACGACCAGCTCGTGGATTGGGTGATCTCCGCACTTCGGCGCGGGTGGACCCCGGCGGAGATCTCCGGGCGGCTGCCGCTCGAGTTCCCCGACGATGCACGGATGCGCGTCGGAGTCGAGACGCTCTACGCATGGATCTACGCCCCCGAGCAGAAGCACCGAAAGCTCTGGCAGTACCTGCCTCGCGGGCAGCGCAAGCGCCGCCGCCGACAGGGCCGGCGGGTGCATTCCGAGCGGATCAAGTGGCGCACCTCGATCCACGAGCGCCCCGCCCTGGTCGAGGACCGTATCGAGTTCGGGCACTGGGAATCCGACAGCGTCCTCGGTCTGCGCGGCACCGGTGGGCTGCACACCACCGTGGAACGCCGCGCCCGGTACCTGCAGGCCGTGAAGATCCCCGCCATCGCCGCCGCGCCCACCATCGACGCACAGCTGAGCGTGTACTCGCCGCTACCCGCCCACGCCGTCCGCTCCGTGACGGCGGACAATGGGTCCGAGTTCGCGTTCCACTACCAACTCGCCGACGCCCTCGCCATCCCGACCTACTTCGCCGACCCGTACTCGGCATGGCAGCGGGGCACGAACGAGCACTTCAACGGCCGCATCCGCAAATACCTCCCGAAAGGCACCAGCTTCGAAGACCTCACCCAAACAGACCTCGACGAGATCGTCACCGAGATCAACAACCGACCCCGCCGAGTCCTCGGCTGGGCAACCCCCGCCGAGATCTTCAACGAACTATGCTCAAGCCAAGCCACACCACGTTGCACCTCGAACTAG
- a CDS encoding ParB/RepB/Spo0J family partition protein, whose product MAKRTGLGRGIGALIPTADQSERPVDVFFPGASLRPAADMTITMTDELPADAPDLAAVPGIHLIQIDPKLIVPNPRQPRTHFDEDDLAELVHSVREFGVLQPVIVRKNTDGEYELIMGERRTRAARDAGLDAIPAIVRETADENLLRDALLENLHRSELNPLEEASAYQQLLEDFGITQEELATRIGRSRPQISNTIRLLKLPVPVQQRVAAGVLSAGHARALLSLDSPEAMQKLADKVINEDLSVRATEEAAKSSPSAGTKSPKPQPGARRAYLDEVSGKLGDRLNTRVKISLGARKGQVAIEFASIQDLNRILSELGEEGYGS is encoded by the coding sequence ATGGCCAAGCGCACCGGATTGGGCCGAGGAATCGGCGCACTCATCCCCACGGCGGATCAGTCGGAGCGTCCGGTCGACGTGTTCTTCCCCGGCGCATCTCTGCGACCAGCCGCAGACATGACGATCACAATGACCGACGAGCTGCCCGCAGACGCCCCCGATCTTGCTGCGGTGCCCGGCATCCACTTGATTCAGATCGACCCGAAGCTGATCGTGCCGAACCCGCGGCAGCCGCGCACGCACTTCGACGAGGACGACCTCGCCGAGCTCGTGCACAGCGTGCGTGAGTTCGGCGTGCTGCAGCCGGTGATCGTGCGCAAGAACACCGACGGCGAGTACGAACTGATCATGGGGGAGCGCCGCACGCGCGCTGCCCGCGACGCCGGCCTCGATGCGATCCCGGCGATCGTGAGAGAGACCGCCGACGAGAACCTTCTGCGCGACGCGCTGCTCGAGAACCTGCACCGCTCGGAGCTCAACCCGTTGGAAGAGGCTTCGGCTTACCAGCAGCTGCTCGAGGACTTCGGCATCACTCAGGAAGAACTCGCGACGCGCATCGGCCGTTCGCGTCCGCAGATCAGCAACACGATCCGGCTTCTCAAGCTGCCTGTTCCCGTGCAGCAGCGTGTCGCCGCCGGCGTTCTCTCGGCCGGTCATGCGCGGGCCCTGCTCTCGCTCGACAGTCCCGAGGCGATGCAGAAGCTCGCAGACAAGGTGATCAACGAAGATCTCTCCGTCCGCGCGACTGAGGAAGCGGCCAAATCTTCGCCCTCCGCTGGGACGAAGAGTCCCAAGCCGCAGCCTGGCGCACGCCGGGCCTACCTCGACGAGGTCTCGGGAAAGCTCGGCGACCGGCTCAACACCCGGGTTAAGATCAGTCTTGGGGCAAGAAAAGGCCAGGTGGCGATTGAATTCGCATCAATTCAGGATCTCAACCGCATCCTTTCCGAACTCGGCGAAGAAGGCTACGGATCCTGA
- a CDS encoding DUF7059 domain-containing protein: MTAVSDALPPTPDPSLVAALAADLDAADFRSEPLRSLWGEEADDALGRGVREPVLRAIARDVGALATLGRLFVLGMPQPITLVDDALPRLGFEGLIGLGMARFSEDEEDLTPSALIRPQSFVDAEGIGEWWIASDLDELALGTALPPDHVLGVGGASRTLAELIVPVPVGRALDLGTGCGIQALLVSRHAGEVVATDISARALAFAELNARLNGVSNVTFRQGSMFEPVADEAFDLIVSNPPFVITPRVEGLTAYEYRDGGLIGDALVEKFVRDVPAHLTPGGIAQLLGNWESRPAAAGLDRLESWIDPALDAWVIQREELTPLGYAELWIRDGGTTPREDAFGAMLEAWLDDFAEREVTAIGFGYVLLRRTGASTGSANDPGARLRRFETVPQSLSAPGRALRDGLDAHDSLTRGIPHTLVTAADVTEARHYMPGDDDPSVIELRQGGGFGRTVSVDSALAGFVGACDGELSVTQIVSALADMFDVPLVDLWNDLEPRIRRLVLDGFLVPLAP; this comes from the coding sequence GTGACGGCCGTGTCCGACGCGCTCCCACCCACGCCCGATCCATCTCTCGTCGCCGCGCTGGCGGCGGATCTGGATGCTGCCGACTTCCGTTCCGAGCCGCTTCGCAGCCTGTGGGGTGAAGAAGCCGACGACGCGCTCGGTCGCGGCGTGCGCGAACCGGTGCTGCGCGCGATCGCCCGAGATGTGGGCGCGCTGGCGACGCTCGGTCGACTCTTCGTGCTCGGGATGCCGCAGCCGATCACGCTGGTCGATGACGCGCTGCCGCGCCTCGGGTTCGAAGGGCTCATCGGTCTGGGGATGGCGCGATTCTCGGAGGATGAGGAAGACCTCACGCCTTCGGCGCTGATCCGTCCCCAGTCGTTCGTGGATGCTGAGGGAATCGGCGAGTGGTGGATCGCCAGCGACCTCGATGAACTCGCGCTAGGCACCGCGCTGCCCCCGGACCACGTACTCGGCGTGGGTGGGGCGTCGCGCACGCTCGCCGAGCTGATCGTGCCTGTCCCGGTCGGCCGTGCGCTGGATCTCGGCACCGGATGCGGCATCCAGGCCCTTCTCGTCTCTCGTCATGCGGGTGAGGTCGTCGCGACGGACATCTCGGCACGGGCACTCGCGTTCGCGGAGCTCAACGCGCGGCTGAACGGCGTGAGCAACGTGACGTTCCGCCAGGGGAGCATGTTCGAGCCGGTCGCGGACGAGGCGTTCGACCTGATCGTCTCGAACCCGCCCTTCGTCATCACCCCGCGCGTCGAGGGCCTGACCGCGTACGAGTACCGCGACGGCGGGCTGATCGGCGACGCCCTGGTCGAGAAGTTCGTGCGCGACGTTCCCGCGCACCTCACGCCCGGCGGCATCGCCCAGCTGCTCGGAAACTGGGAGTCGCGTCCCGCTGCTGCCGGTCTGGATCGGCTCGAGTCTTGGATCGACCCCGCGCTGGATGCCTGGGTGATCCAGCGCGAAGAGCTCACCCCGCTCGGGTACGCCGAACTGTGGATCCGCGACGGCGGTACCACTCCACGTGAAGACGCCTTCGGAGCGATGCTCGAGGCCTGGCTCGACGACTTCGCAGAGCGAGAGGTCACCGCGATCGGCTTCGGGTACGTGCTGCTGCGTCGCACCGGCGCTTCGACGGGCTCAGCGAACGACCCAGGTGCGCGCCTGCGCCGCTTCGAGACGGTGCCGCAGTCGCTCTCGGCGCCAGGCCGGGCGCTGCGCGACGGCCTCGACGCGCACGATTCGCTGACACGAGGCATCCCGCACACGCTCGTCACCGCAGCCGACGTGACCGAGGCGCGGCACTACATGCCGGGCGACGACGACCCGAGCGTGATCGAGCTGCGCCAGGGCGGTGGTTTCGGCCGCACGGTGTCGGTGGACTCAGCGCTCGCCGGATTCGTCGGAGCGTGCGACGGCGAGCTGAGCGTCACTCAGATCGTCTCTGCGCTTGCCGACATGTTCGACGTGCCGCTCGTGGACCTGTGGAACGATCTCGAGCCCCGCATCCGTCGGCTTGTACTCGACGGATTCCTCGTGCCGCTCGCTCCCTGA
- a CDS encoding sugar porter family MFS transporter translates to MSEKKSTSGRFSARVVGISIAAALGGFLFGFDTAVINGAVDALAGAFDLGPALQGFAVSSALLGCAVGAWFAGSLANKLGRIPVMVIAAVLFLASSIGSGFAFGVIDLIVWRVIGGIGVGAASVIAPAYIAEVSPAKVRGRLGSLQQLAIVTGIFTALLSNALLASIAGSAADVLWFGIDAWRWMFMVESIPAIVYGVMALRLPESPRFLVARGQIDKASQVLFDFTGETDVNVKIEEIRSTLNAEKKESLSDLRGDRFGLKPIVWVGILLSVFQQFVGINVIFYYSTTLWLSVGFDESQALMTSVITSITNIVVTIVAILLVDKVGRRPMLLTGSIGMAVTLGMMAVAFSFGTLQDGSVVLPQPWSLIALICANGFVVFFGATWGPLVWVLLGEMFPNSIRAGALAVAAAAQWIANFFISTTFPAFAEIGLTFAYGFYAFFAVVSFFFVFYQVPETKGRELETMTDVVNLPRRGGSKRA, encoded by the coding sequence ATGTCAGAGAAGAAGAGCACGTCCGGACGCTTCAGCGCCAGAGTCGTCGGAATCAGCATCGCCGCCGCACTCGGCGGTTTCCTGTTCGGCTTCGACACCGCCGTGATCAACGGAGCAGTGGATGCTCTCGCCGGAGCGTTCGACCTCGGCCCCGCGCTGCAGGGCTTCGCCGTGTCGTCTGCACTACTGGGTTGCGCGGTCGGAGCGTGGTTCGCCGGAAGCCTGGCGAACAAGCTCGGACGCATCCCCGTGATGGTGATCGCCGCGGTGCTGTTCCTCGCCTCGTCGATCGGCTCGGGCTTCGCATTCGGAGTCATCGACCTCATCGTCTGGCGCGTGATCGGCGGCATCGGAGTCGGTGCAGCATCCGTCATCGCCCCGGCGTACATCGCCGAAGTGTCACCGGCGAAGGTACGCGGCCGGCTCGGGTCTCTGCAGCAACTCGCGATCGTGACAGGTATCTTCACCGCGCTGCTCTCCAACGCCCTCCTGGCGAGCATCGCCGGTTCCGCGGCGGATGTGCTGTGGTTCGGGATCGACGCCTGGCGTTGGATGTTCATGGTCGAGTCGATCCCGGCCATCGTCTACGGCGTCATGGCATTGCGCCTGCCGGAATCGCCACGGTTCCTGGTCGCTCGTGGGCAGATCGACAAGGCGTCTCAGGTGCTGTTCGACTTCACCGGCGAGACTGACGTGAACGTGAAGATCGAAGAGATCCGCTCGACTCTGAATGCGGAGAAGAAGGAGTCTCTGAGCGACCTGCGCGGGGATCGCTTCGGGTTGAAACCCATCGTCTGGGTCGGCATCCTGCTGAGCGTCTTCCAGCAGTTCGTCGGCATCAACGTGATCTTCTACTACTCGACGACGCTGTGGCTGTCCGTGGGGTTCGACGAGTCCCAGGCCCTGATGACATCGGTGATCACCTCGATCACGAACATCGTCGTCACGATCGTCGCGATCCTTCTCGTCGACAAGGTCGGCCGACGTCCGATGCTGCTCACGGGGTCCATCGGCATGGCCGTGACGCTGGGCATGATGGCGGTGGCATTCTCGTTCGGTACGCTGCAGGACGGCAGTGTCGTGCTCCCGCAACCGTGGTCGCTGATCGCACTGATCTGCGCCAACGGCTTCGTCGTGTTCTTCGGTGCGACCTGGGGTCCGCTCGTCTGGGTGCTGCTGGGGGAGATGTTCCCGAACAGCATCCGTGCCGGCGCCCTCGCCGTCGCCGCGGCCGCGCAGTGGATCGCGAACTTCTTCATCTCTACGACGTTCCCGGCCTTCGCCGAGATCGGCCTCACGTTCGCCTACGGGTTCTATGCATTCTTCGCCGTCGTGTCGTTCTTCTTCGTCTTCTACCAAGTGCCCGAGACCAAGGGCCGCGAGCTCGAGACGATGACGGATGTTGTGAATCTTCCGCGCCGAGGCGGCAGTAAGCGCGCGTAG
- a CDS encoding ParA family protein, with product MFHVKQSEKAAPNSTFGVDTPLAREIADLSARRRALEATSVQFDGNTRVLTVSNQKGGVGKTTTAVNIASALASFGARVLVIDLDPQGNASTALGVPHNAETPSVYDVLIDDVPLAEIVQQSPESPNLLCAPSTIHLAGAEIELVSQVAREHRLRNALNAYLDENAVDFVIIDCPPSLGLLTINAFTAASEVFIPIQCEYYALEGLSQLLGSIQMIQKHLNPDLHLSTILLTMYDGRTRLAQQVADEVRTHFPDQVLHTVIPRSVRVSEAPSFGQTVIAYDGTSAGAIAYREAAVEIASQKTQSKEN from the coding sequence ATGTTTCACGTGAAACAGTCTGAAAAGGCAGCACCGAACAGTACTTTCGGGGTAGACACTCCACTGGCACGCGAAATCGCTGATCTGAGCGCGCGCCGACGTGCGCTGGAGGCGACATCAGTCCAGTTCGACGGGAACACGCGTGTTCTCACGGTCTCGAACCAGAAGGGCGGGGTCGGTAAGACGACGACCGCGGTCAACATCGCATCCGCTCTGGCAAGCTTCGGCGCCAGGGTTCTGGTCATCGATCTCGATCCGCAGGGGAACGCATCGACAGCCCTCGGCGTACCGCACAACGCGGAGACGCCGAGCGTCTACGACGTCCTGATCGATGACGTTCCTCTGGCAGAAATCGTTCAGCAGAGTCCGGAGTCACCGAACCTCCTCTGCGCGCCCAGCACGATCCATCTCGCAGGAGCAGAGATCGAGCTCGTCTCCCAGGTCGCCCGCGAGCACAGACTGCGCAACGCCCTCAATGCATACCTGGACGAGAACGCCGTCGACTTCGTCATCATCGACTGCCCTCCATCACTGGGGCTACTGACGATCAACGCATTCACCGCGGCATCCGAGGTCTTCATCCCGATCCAGTGCGAGTACTACGCACTCGAGGGTCTGAGTCAGCTGCTCGGCAGCATCCAGATGATCCAGAAGCACCTCAATCCGGACCTGCACCTCTCCACGATCCTGCTCACCATGTACGACGGGCGCACGCGACTGGCGCAGCAGGTGGCGGATGAGGTGCGCACGCACTTCCCCGATCAGGTACTGCACACGGTCATCCCGCGTTCGGTGCGAGTGTCGGAGGCGCCGAGTTTCGGCCAGACGGTGATCGCGTACGACGGAACATCCGCCGGAGCGATCGCATATCGCGAGGCCGCTGTAGAGATCGCGTCGCAAAAGACGCAGAGCAAGGAGAACTGA
- a CDS encoding DUF6049 family protein, with protein sequence MISPRFSRRVRAQRRAHGVRAHGVRAHGAVVFALAAALILAPQLTALTPAVADEDVPDEGTIVLSLSAGVHGVAKPGASLMTTVTVDNGTQDELAAGQVTLELNRTPVADGAALTAWLDSGEAPGAFASLGTEESEAVAASETSALSVVTPAGVLGNLPAGVYPIRVSLAEDAGPPAPPTTAQSVLIIDGGVAAQVTVLVPVTATPAEGGLLTADELTTLTAPDGALTAQLDGIAGTSAALAVDPLIPAAIRALGTAAPASALDWLDRLEALPNDRFALQAGDADATTQSRAGLPGLLTPLPLSSYLEPVNFAATTTPTPTATPTPSASPTPTEPELPTDAELMSIEGQSPAVLWPTAGVDTADLSTFNTWMATDATTILPSTSIAASSGAVADIDGNRVLVMDSAGSAALSDAAAETDDGAREHDIAEGIAHLALTGPAASMLVGLDRNETRTAEALRETILSVSSIAEPTGFSALRTTSPQSATLRVSETDAAASSDRAALLNTLIADEARLTAFATILEDPLVLLSPERLQMLRVLGVRDASEYATAVSAHRVASTTTLDAVGVQEPSPIQLFTSAAPLPVWVRNDLPWPVNVQLTATPSDARLDVQPSTPVEALPASNTRVKVPVEARVGSGELSVDFALSSPTGVSIGTDQTAMVTVRAEWESIGLVILGAVIGLLLLLGIIRTIVRRRRG encoded by the coding sequence TTGATCAGCCCCCGATTCAGCCGTCGCGTGCGCGCGCAGCGCCGTGCACACGGTGTCCGTGCACACGGTGTCCGTGCACACGGTGCCGTCGTGTTCGCGCTGGCCGCCGCGCTCATCCTCGCACCGCAGCTGACGGCCCTGACACCCGCCGTCGCCGACGAGGACGTGCCGGATGAGGGGACGATCGTGCTCTCACTCTCCGCGGGTGTCCACGGAGTCGCAAAGCCGGGTGCCTCTCTGATGACCACCGTCACGGTCGACAACGGCACGCAGGACGAACTTGCGGCCGGGCAGGTCACGCTCGAACTGAATCGCACTCCCGTCGCCGACGGCGCCGCGCTCACCGCCTGGCTCGACTCCGGAGAGGCGCCAGGCGCGTTCGCGTCGCTCGGCACCGAGGAATCCGAGGCAGTCGCGGCATCCGAGACATCCGCGCTTTCCGTTGTCACTCCGGCCGGCGTGCTCGGGAACCTGCCCGCGGGTGTCTATCCGATCAGGGTCAGCCTCGCTGAGGACGCCGGACCTCCCGCACCACCGACCACCGCGCAGAGCGTGCTCATCATCGATGGCGGCGTCGCGGCACAGGTGACGGTGCTCGTACCCGTCACGGCGACACCGGCCGAAGGCGGTCTGCTCACTGCGGACGAGCTCACAACACTGACGGCGCCTGACGGCGCGCTCACCGCTCAGCTCGACGGCATCGCCGGCACCTCGGCGGCACTCGCCGTCGACCCGCTGATCCCCGCCGCGATCCGCGCTCTCGGCACTGCCGCGCCGGCGAGCGCACTCGACTGGCTCGACAGGCTCGAGGCGCTCCCCAACGACCGCTTCGCGCTTCAGGCCGGGGATGCGGATGCGACGACCCAGTCCCGCGCGGGGCTTCCAGGTCTCCTGACGCCGCTGCCCCTCTCGTCGTATCTCGAGCCTGTGAACTTCGCCGCCACGACGACGCCGACGCCCACCGCTACTCCCACCCCCTCCGCATCACCGACGCCGACGGAACCGGAGCTTCCCACCGACGCCGAGCTGATGTCGATCGAAGGCCAGTCGCCCGCTGTGCTCTGGCCGACGGCCGGCGTCGACACGGCCGATCTCTCGACCTTCAACACGTGGATGGCGACGGATGCGACGACGATCCTGCCGTCGACATCGATCGCGGCATCTTCCGGGGCCGTGGCGGATATCGACGGCAATCGCGTGCTCGTGATGGATTCGGCCGGCTCCGCCGCTCTCTCGGATGCCGCCGCAGAGACGGACGACGGCGCCCGCGAGCACGACATCGCGGAGGGGATCGCGCATCTGGCGCTCACCGGCCCCGCAGCATCCATGCTGGTGGGACTCGATCGGAACGAGACCCGCACTGCCGAGGCTCTGCGCGAGACCATCCTCTCGGTCTCGTCGATTGCCGAGCCCACGGGCTTCAGCGCCCTGCGCACGACCTCGCCGCAGTCGGCGACCCTCCGAGTGTCGGAAACGGATGCGGCGGCATCCTCCGACCGCGCAGCCCTTCTGAACACATTGATCGCCGATGAAGCACGCCTGACCGCCTTCGCGACGATTCTCGAGGATCCGCTCGTGCTGCTCTCGCCCGAACGTCTTCAGATGCTGCGGGTGCTCGGTGTTCGCGACGCGTCGGAGTATGCCACGGCGGTCTCCGCCCATCGGGTCGCGTCGACGACGACACTCGATGCGGTCGGCGTGCAGGAGCCCAGTCCGATTCAGCTGTTCACCTCAGCGGCGCCGCTGCCGGTCTGGGTGCGAAACGATCTGCCCTGGCCGGTCAATGTGCAACTGACAGCCACGCCGTCCGACGCTCGCCTCGATGTGCAGCCATCCACTCCAGTCGAGGCCCTGCCGGCCAGCAACACGCGCGTCAAGGTCCCTGTGGAAGCGCGGGTCGGCAGCGGCGAGCTCAGCGTCGACTTCGCCCTGAGCTCGCCGACCGGTGTGAGCATCGGCACGGATCAGACCGCGATGGTCACGGTGCGCGCCGAATGGGAGAGCATCGGTCTCGTCATCCTCGGCGCGGTCATCGGACTGCTCCTCCTGCTCGGCATCATCCGCACCATCGTGCGGCGGCGCAGGGGGTAG